GCGCCTGTGCTGCGGCGAAGTTGCGTTCTCCGACCTCGATGCGCGCGCCCCGCTTGCCCCCAATTTCAAAAGGCTGCGTGATCGAATAGGTATTCTGGCGCTGGCTTACGCCTTCGCTTGCCGGGGCGCCCAAGTTCTCCAGCACGGTATCGATCCGCGGGTTGAGCCAGGCACGGGACTGAGCGGCGTCGGCGCCGGCGGCGCGAACATTGGCCGCCTGCGCGACCATTGCCGGGGCAAGTGCCAGTGACTGCTGCAACAGGTTCTGATAGGGAGGCGCCTCGGCGGCATGGCTCAATGCGGCAGGCAGGCACCACAACGCCACGCTGAGGTAGCGAGGCCGGCAAAGCAACGAAAAAATCACCTGTTTCATCGAAGAGAGAAGGTTGACTACTATTCCTCTCTATACGAATCCAGGTGGTGCTTCCCCTCGTCGGATTGGGTCTTTATTTTTGGGAGCCCGCCTCGAGTACGGCGGCAAGTTTGGCCCGCGCACGCGCAATGCGCCCCTCGATGGCTTTCACGCTCATGCCAAGCACGGCTGCTGCTTCCGGCTGGGACATTCCCACGATTGCCGTCAATACAATCGCTTCGCGCGAGCCCTTGTCCAGCTTGTCCAGGGTCTTGACTACGCGTGCCAGGTCCCGGCGCGCTGCCACGTGCTGTTCCGGGCCCGGCTCATCGTGTGCGACCCCGCCGGCCAGTTCCATGTCGCCAAGGTCCTCAGCGCCGAAAAGGAATTGTCTGACGCGCCGGAAGCGATACAGGTCCCGCATCTTGTTGAGTCCAATGCGGAAAAGCCACGCGCGAAACGGCCTGTCTCGATCAAAATCATCCAGCGCGTGCCATGCGGCGACAAAGGTGTCCTGTACGACGTCGTCAACGTCGGTCTCGGGAATACCAAAGCTGCGCGCAGCCTGAGCCAGCGCGATGCCATGCCGTTCCACAAGCTGACCGAACGCGCGCTGGTTGCCTTCGGCCGCCTGGCGGGCGAGCAATTTGTCCGCGTCGTCGGGATTCACTGCGATCCACGGCGAAGCGCATCGACAAGGACGCGGTCGTAGGCAGGCCGATGCTCGGGCTTGAGACCGGCACGCATCTCGAACACATGGACC
This Cupriavidus nantongensis DNA region includes the following protein-coding sequences:
- a CDS encoding RNA polymerase sigma factor, with protein sequence MNPDDADKLLARQAAEGNQRAFGQLVERHGIALAQAARSFGIPETDVDDVVQDTFVAAWHALDDFDRDRPFRAWLFRIGLNKMRDLYRFRRVRQFLFGAEDLGDMELAGGVAHDEPGPEQHVAARRDLARVVKTLDKLDKGSREAIVLTAIVGMSQPEAAAVLGMSVKAIEGRIARARAKLAAVLEAGSQK